ataagcatcatgactaGCCGAAGCGTCAAATGCAGAGTCTACTTGGTGACGTCAATCGCATCAGAAATCTTTCTACCAAAAATGCGTTTGTCGCTCATGAAGCCAATAGGCATGCTTGGAAGAGCCTCACTCTAGTATGCTCTGAAGAAGACCTTGCTGCCGATGGCTTCAAGGAAACTTTCAAGTTTGGCTCCAAGCCCCCATCCAATGAGAAGTGGCGTGCTACGCCATCCATTGAATGCTCGGGCTACTCTTCTTTTGCGCCTACTGTACACGTGCAACtgcttgatgaagaagatgatgccacttctctAGCAACAACTTCACCACATCGCGACACTGCATCAGGCCCTTCTGCACCAGCGAACTCCGACATCGACCCGGCTGCACCAACATCTTCAACACCGTCTTTCGGGAACGCTTAGACACCCTATGTGTCTTAACAcctttttggtcattcgatgacaaaaggggagaagcatatgggttgatagtcttcaagcggggaCTTTTGGGTCGGGTATGctatattttgttaagtttgcaactctcgttcttgaaCATTTGGTATTTAGGTTGTAAACTGAAGTCCTGATGGACGTCTGCTACATTTGCTGTTGTTTCTTGTTGCGCACTACAAAATTTTGACCTTATGCGCATGAAGTCATATAGCAGACACCCATATATAATTGTGCATTTCATTATCTTCAAAGTATTATCTGTATGCACATTGACTTCATGAAAAGAGGGAGATCTCCACAAAGTACAACTTGCCATGTGcatttgtattcaaatgcaaattacATATATGCACATTTTCAGGGAGAGCCCCTACCACTTCATGAAGCCAATCACTTTGTACCTTATCTTCATATGttttattcccgttgaaaacttcgaccatttgtcatcaatcaccaaaaagagaGAGAATGTAAATGCATCTAGTGACattcctagttggttttggagtattgacaacaaatctggttgaaggactaatgtgtttgtgagattcacagcagagcacaggtagaagtccctattgattcggtttacccatcgaagatgacccctaaaaatgtatgaagacattaaagacattggtggttcgtgaagacattcgtGTTGAAAATAATACACTTGAAGGCATTCATCTGAAGTCAATGAAgggcgaagacatagtttcttttgtagtttcattttcttcttttccAAGTTGTACGAACCAccgaactgttaagtggggtcaAAGTAAAAGTAATTTAAATTAATAAAAGTAATTTTAATCAAAGAAGTAAATTTAGTTGTTGCAGACTTGCAGTGACGCAAGCTTGGCGGTGGCCGCTACGAGCTCAATCTCCGGATTACCATAAGCAGAGACTAggttctttttatttcttttgagaaATGCATGTAactttattcatactcataacaattacAGGTACACTGATTTGAATCTAAGATTTAAGAAAATACAAAGAAaatctcttgtaaacacctttttcGCGGTATCAATTTCTGGTAGAAGAAATACTTCAAAGACTTGGGTAAAAAGGCTGCAATTAGACTGAAACAACGATATTGCCACTCTTTCATCCGCACGAACATTACCAATAATGATTTCTGAAAGCGCCTTGAGTCGCCCATCTAGAAAGATAGGAAGCATTGATCGATGAATGTACTTGGGCCGGGGATGATCCCGTAGAAGTGCAGGCCGtcgaatcactatatcttcaccATGGCGTTGATGAAAAAAAAATCACAATCAAACCAAAAAAAAGCTTGACACAACAACATAAACACGTCAGACCAAATAATCGAATCCGCGAGGACGAAACACTCTCTGACGTCATGGCACTGCCAAAAGAACGAGAGGgagtttgtttttttctttttttttatggcAATTTTAGTTATAAAAAAATCAGATCCGGAGCGCTTCGTGTCACTTATCAGGTGGGTAAAAATTAAAATTGAGGGAAGTTGTGAGAGGCTGAGTCGGTCCAGGTTTTGTTTGGACCGACGGATCAAGTCCTGGCCTTAAATCTGGTGGTGAGATAAAAATCCGTTCTTGGTCCCGTGCCCGATTGGAGTCTCTGCTCTGCTCTGGAGTTCATCAATGGCGGATACATACCCATACCGAGCAGGGGAGGGGAAGCAGATCGGGACCGGGATGCTGGATCGGGCCAAGAggtcgccgccgccggcagccgccgAGAGGAGCGCCAAGAAGCCCTGCTGCCACCgcgacccaagcggcggcggcgtgccggagatctcctccctcctctcctcgctCTCCGTCGCCAAGCGCCACTCCCCGGCCGCCCACGACCACGCCCCCCTCAACAAGCGGCCCCGTTACGACCACCACCATGACCTCGACGCCCGGATGCGAGGTACCCACCACGAAACTCCGATCCGATCCCGATCAGTTGCCGCGCTCGGCCTCCCGTCACCACCCCATGGCTCTGCATCTGCTGCTGCAGGACTGGAGATCAGCTGCGAGACGACGGACATGGAGCAGGAGCAGGGGCCGGACTGGGCGGGCTTCCTGCCGGAGCTGCTGGCCCTCGTCTGCGGCCGGCTCCCTCTCGCCGACGTGCCCCGGTTCGGCGCCGTCTGCAGGCACTGGCGGTCGTGCGCGTTCCCGGTGTACCCGGCTGACGCCGCGCCCGTGCTGCTCAGCGCCACGCTCACCGCCGCCGGCGCCGTCCGCTGCTACAGCCCCCACCTGCACAAGACGTTCGTCCTCGCCGCGCCTCCCCTGCCCGAGGGCGGCAGGGTCTTCTCGGCGGGCGCCGGCGGGTGGGTCATGGTCAAGACGCCGGGCAGGACCGTCGTGTTCGCCAACCTCCTGGACGGGTCCGTGCACGAGACGCCCGAGCGGGAGGGCGACGATCGGGGGTTCATGAGCTGCGCGCCGCGCCGCCACGACGGCGTTGACAATGGCCGCAACAACAACACCGGCAACCCTCCCAACGACTGCTGCTTCGACGTGTTCGCCGTCTTCTCCGGTATGGTTACCGTCAGGGTCGAGAgctggggaggcggcggcggcggctggaagaGCGTGGAGGAGCAGAGCGAGTTCAGAATGTCCTGCTGCTGCAGCCCGGTGATGCACAAGGGGATGCTCTACTGCCTTGGACAGGAGGGCGCTCTAGGGGTCTACGATCCCGGCGAGGCGACGTGGAGCGTGCTCCCCAAGCCCGCCGGCTTCGGCCCGGAGCTCGCCTACAAGAATTGCCACCTCGTCGGCTCGCGCTCGGAGCTGCTCGCCGTCCTGACGGGCAGCAACGGAGCTCGGCCCAT
This window of the Triticum aestivum cultivar Chinese Spring chromosome 5D, IWGSC CS RefSeq v2.1, whole genome shotgun sequence genome carries:
- the LOC123119006 gene encoding F-box/kelch-repeat protein At1g57790; translation: MADTYPYRAGEGKQIGTGMLDRAKRSPPPAAAERSAKKPCCHRDPSGGGVPEISSLLSSLSVAKRHSPAAHDHAPLNKRPRYDHHHDLDARMRGLEISCETTDMEQEQGPDWAGFLPELLALVCGRLPLADVPRFGAVCRHWRSCAFPVYPADAAPVLLSATLTAAGAVRCYSPHLHKTFVLAAPPLPEGGRVFSAGAGGWVMVKTPGRTVVFANLLDGSVHETPEREGDDRGFMSCAPRRHDGVDNGRNNNTGNPPNDCCFDVFAVFSGMVTVRVESWGGGGGGWKSVEEQSEFRMSCCCSPVMHKGMLYCLGQEGALGVYDPGEATWSVLPKPAGFGPELAYKNCHLVGSRSELLAVLTGSNGARPIYVLRLDEAKMAWKRVKSLDGQSLFTGTTSSVAVAKPVVESMADKVYLPRLYGRPQVIQAELAASDGRLFFVAKAAEQEQQGPVMALGGGDHGGPWCYDMESDSGGQFLGSKALLQSFWVHLGHAAPPSPSPSPDEDEDEDEDEDDDGMVID